A portion of the Thermoanaerobaculum aquaticum genome contains these proteins:
- a CDS encoding sigma 54-interacting transcriptional regulator, producing the protein MSGDRLTLPMPIVSSRPEQWMVPLARTVCRLSRRVWGDHQAVCLVGRSPALTHLLEKIAKVAPFSEPVLLLGESGTGKELLAKALYLLSPRRSGPFIPVNCPQFEDANLTVSELFGHKKGSFTGAIADRKGAFELATGGVIFLDEVADLHLSAQVMLLRTLASGEFQALGDSKVRRSDVRVVAATNRPLESLRLGDRFREDLYFRLRYFRLQVPPLRERGDDWLDLVAFTLHCLATKHGVEKVFSPQAMDVLSRHRWPGNVRELISVVTMGYAMAEGRTIEPEHFIELLGEDPAPRRRLEDELVRQLVEKGDFWHLVHDAFLNRDLNRTQVQHIIRWGLAHSGNSYKRLLQLFHLREADYQRFMDFLRHHQLKPQ; encoded by the coding sequence GTGAGCGGCGATCGCCTTACCCTGCCTATGCCGATTGTGTCGTCGCGCCCTGAGCAATGGATGGTGCCGCTGGCGAGGACCGTATGCCGGCTTTCGCGCCGGGTGTGGGGGGACCACCAAGCGGTGTGCCTGGTGGGGCGCTCGCCAGCGCTCACGCATCTCCTGGAAAAAATCGCCAAGGTTGCCCCGTTTTCCGAGCCGGTGCTGCTCCTGGGCGAATCGGGGACCGGCAAGGAGCTTCTAGCAAAGGCCCTGTATCTGTTATCACCACGGCGAAGTGGGCCGTTTATTCCGGTGAATTGCCCGCAGTTTGAAGATGCTAACCTCACGGTGAGCGAGCTCTTTGGCCATAAGAAGGGCAGCTTCACCGGTGCCATTGCCGATCGCAAGGGAGCCTTTGAGCTAGCCACCGGCGGGGTCATTTTCCTGGACGAAGTGGCGGATTTGCACCTTTCCGCGCAGGTGATGCTGCTGCGGACCCTGGCCAGCGGCGAGTTTCAGGCGCTGGGGGATTCCAAGGTACGTCGGTCTGACGTGCGGGTGGTGGCCGCCACCAACAGGCCGCTGGAAAGCCTGCGGCTGGGGGATCGCTTTCGGGAGGACCTTTACTTCCGGTTGCGTTACTTTCGCTTGCAGGTTCCGCCCCTGCGCGAGCGGGGGGATGACTGGCTGGACCTGGTGGCGTTTACCTTGCACTGTCTGGCCACCAAGCACGGGGTGGAGAAGGTGTTTTCTCCCCAAGCCATGGATGTGCTGTCGCGGCATCGTTGGCCGGGCAACGTTCGTGAGCTCATCAGCGTGGTCACCATGGGCTACGCCATGGCCGAGGGGCGGACCATCGAGCCTGAGCACTTCATCGAGCTTTTGGGCGAGGACCCAGCGCCCCGGAGAAGGTTGGAAGACGAGCTGGTGCGCCAACTGGTGGAAAAGGGCGACTTTTGGCATCTGGTTCACGACGCGTTTTTAAACCGCGACCTCAACCGCACGCAGGTACAGCACATCATCCGCTGGGGGCTGGCTCACAGTGGCAACTCCTACAAGCGGCTTTTGCAGCTGTTTCATCTGCGGGAGGCGGACTACCAGCGCTTCATGGATTTCCTCCGGCACCATCAGTTAAAACCGCAATGA
- a CDS encoding TolC family protein produces MRKGKAVAMAVCGLLGLGSTAWSQGRGVEAPSFPPLQKRELTLSEALKLTLAHEPNLALSREDVKAKEGLSLQAAGAFDLTLIGNVSYEFTQRPLSAAEKLDQKKKRDEIRDEIAKAEAKMAQYDQMIQQLLQARSDLQSGLIPAGVSFLDPQLQAQWEAMLVLYRNASPAQQAQIRQDIINWIESRLGELTIARNEELATAVGGRQELRQLGPVAEVEQTQRGTIDLQLSKHYRTGLTLTPFMNLSGESLRYQGKPKSDKFGGPGREDTYNATLGFSVNIPLGRGKGVESAGAAEQSSLIDWEASRKTLAFTASQSVLATVFAYLDLYRAQETVAVYGRSSELQGRLLELVQALAEADEIPRAEISRMQARQAEVTSQLQAAKSSLAQAQVALATAMGVSIAEPSSLPQAVEGFPPPPSPSDLAAVSAEALAEMGASRRLDVAAARDLERSGRVLWRAAVIDLAAKKDLDFKISYAGLSDAGGNMGHNLGRALFGNWAGPSASLSFAYEKPLANLTQRGQLEQRQALWAQRQISAADAERRVRLDVLQTRITLEQLLTQLEAAKVSAQAARQAFENELEKFRFGRSTLIDTILTEQRAVEADLTVIQAQFAVAQTLAKLRFDTGTLVEETPEGEYLVVGDLWALPRTQR; encoded by the coding sequence ATGCGAAAGGGAAAAGCTGTGGCTATGGCCGTTTGCGGGCTTCTGGGGCTTGGGAGCACGGCGTGGTCGCAGGGACGGGGGGTTGAAGCGCCGAGTTTCCCCCCTCTTCAAAAACGCGAGCTGACGCTTTCGGAAGCTCTCAAATTAACCTTGGCCCATGAGCCCAATTTGGCATTAAGCCGGGAAGATGTGAAGGCAAAGGAAGGGCTTTCGCTGCAGGCGGCAGGAGCCTTTGACCTTACGCTTATTGGCAACGTTTCCTATGAGTTCACGCAGAGGCCCTTATCCGCTGCAGAAAAGCTGGATCAGAAAAAAAAGCGGGACGAGATTCGGGACGAGATCGCCAAGGCTGAAGCCAAAATGGCCCAATACGATCAAATGATTCAACAGTTGTTGCAAGCTCGTTCGGATTTGCAGAGCGGTTTGATTCCGGCTGGTGTAAGTTTTTTGGACCCCCAATTGCAGGCACAGTGGGAGGCGATGCTCGTCCTGTATCGCAATGCCTCCCCCGCCCAGCAAGCCCAAATCCGCCAGGACATCATCAACTGGATCGAATCGCGTTTGGGTGAGCTCACCATTGCCAGAAACGAAGAGCTGGCCACGGCGGTGGGTGGAAGGCAGGAGCTGCGACAGCTAGGGCCCGTGGCGGAAGTGGAGCAAACCCAAAGGGGCACCATTGACCTGCAGCTTTCCAAGCACTACCGCACCGGATTGACCCTCACGCCGTTTATGAACCTCTCCGGTGAAAGCCTGCGCTACCAGGGCAAACCCAAGAGCGACAAGTTTGGCGGTCCGGGACGGGAGGACACGTACAACGCCACCTTGGGTTTTTCCGTGAACATCCCACTGGGGCGTGGCAAGGGCGTAGAATCGGCGGGAGCTGCCGAGCAATCGAGCTTGATTGACTGGGAGGCCAGCCGCAAGACCCTGGCGTTTACCGCCTCGCAAAGCGTGCTCGCCACGGTTTTTGCCTACCTCGACCTCTACCGTGCCCAGGAAACCGTGGCGGTCTACGGGCGTTCTTCCGAGCTCCAGGGGCGTCTTTTGGAGCTGGTGCAGGCGTTGGCCGAAGCCGACGAGATCCCCCGTGCCGAGATCTCCCGCATGCAAGCGAGACAAGCCGAGGTCACCTCCCAGCTGCAAGCAGCCAAGAGCAGCCTGGCTCAGGCGCAGGTGGCGCTGGCCACCGCCATGGGCGTGAGCATCGCCGAGCCCTCCTCGTTACCCCAAGCCGTGGAGGGCTTTCCGCCTCCGCCTTCGCCTTCTGACCTGGCGGCGGTTTCCGCAGAGGCTCTGGCCGAGATGGGTGCCAGCCGCCGCTTGGACGTGGCCGCAGCCCGCGACCTGGAGAGGTCCGGGCGGGTGCTTTGGCGGGCGGCGGTCATTGATTTGGCTGCCAAGAAGGACCTGGACTTCAAGATTTCCTATGCCGGCCTTTCCGATGCTGGCGGCAACATGGGGCACAACCTGGGCCGAGCGCTTTTTGGCAATTGGGCTGGTCCCTCGGCGAGCCTCAGTTTTGCTTATGAAAAGCCCCTGGCTAATCTCACCCAGCGCGGACAGTTGGAACAGCGCCAGGCCCTGTGGGCGCAAAGGCAAATTTCTGCAGCCGATGCCGAGCGTCGGGTACGCCTTGATGTCTTGCAAACCCGCATTACCTTGGAACAACTCCTTACGCAGCTGGAAGCAGCCAAAGTTTCCGCGCAAGCAGCTCGGCAAGCTTTTGAAAACGAACTGGAAAAGTTCCGTTTCGGGCGTTCCACGCTTATTGACACGATCCTCACCGAGCAGCGGGCGGTGGAAGCCGATCTCACCGTGATTCAAGCGCAATTTGCGGTGGCGCAGACCCTGGCCAAGCTGCGCTTCGATACCGGAACCCTCGTGGAAGAAACGCCGGAAGGCGAGTACCTGGTGGTGGGTGATCTTTGGGCTTTGCCCAGGACCCAGCGGTGA
- a CDS encoding outer membrane protein: protein MRFRLVLVSTLTLASTLAAQTPRVELVPSIGYGWGGQIRVEERAFQFKDLDVDVSSGGSYGLVLDVPLGASLAGELLVLRQDTQLKDNQALFGEVPGGFIEPDSKHILDVELTTAQAGLLWVAKHGPTRWHLVAGLGVTHFNFLLPIPSDTVMSYSVGGGLQWELSEHLGFRLEGRYFAANTDESLRSTYTFANPDCRAPCSYTFAYKDWFTQTWFTAGLAIRF from the coding sequence ATGCGTTTTCGTTTGGTTTTGGTGAGTACTCTCACGTTGGCTTCTACCTTGGCAGCGCAAACGCCGCGGGTGGAGCTGGTACCCAGCATTGGCTACGGTTGGGGCGGTCAAATCCGTGTGGAAGAGAGGGCCTTTCAGTTCAAGGACTTGGACGTGGACGTTTCCTCCGGCGGGAGTTACGGGCTGGTGCTGGATGTGCCGCTGGGTGCCTCCCTTGCGGGCGAGCTTTTGGTTTTGAGGCAGGACACGCAGCTCAAAGATAACCAAGCGCTATTCGGTGAGGTTCCCGGTGGCTTCATCGAGCCTGACAGCAAACACATCCTGGACGTGGAGCTGACCACGGCTCAGGCCGGTCTTCTCTGGGTCGCCAAGCACGGACCCACACGCTGGCATTTGGTTGCCGGTTTGGGTGTGACCCACTTTAACTTCCTCCTGCCCATCCCCTCGGACACCGTGATGTCCTACAGCGTGGGCGGCGGTCTCCAGTGGGAGCTTTCCGAGCATTTGGGTTTCCGCCTGGAGGGCCGCTATTTTGCCGCCAATACCGATGAGTCGCTGCGATCCACGTACACCTTTGCCAATCCTGACTGCCGTGCCCCCTGCTCCTACACCTTTGCCTACAAGGACTGGTTCACCCAAACCTGGTTCACCGCGGGCCTAGCCATCCGCTTTTAG
- a CDS encoding STAS domain-containing protein has product MGRDWELREETGTKILRLNRELDAEGLSSLEEVLTPLMTTPRSRVIIDLAACPQVTSEVLRLFLVAARRLETQGGGFALAAPNPDVQRFLELSGVARLCRVLPSVAEALAAVKGDDRVELLAQAVLALLARAEAREGV; this is encoded by the coding sequence ATGGGCCGTGATTGGGAGCTCCGCGAAGAGACGGGGACTAAGATTCTTAGACTCAATCGTGAACTGGACGCCGAGGGGCTTTCTTCGCTCGAGGAGGTGTTGACACCTTTGATGACCACCCCAAGATCCCGCGTCATCATTGATCTTGCGGCCTGTCCCCAAGTTACCAGCGAGGTGCTACGGCTCTTTTTGGTTGCTGCCCGCCGGCTTGAAACGCAAGGGGGAGGTTTTGCACTGGCGGCACCTAACCCGGATGTTCAGCGGTTCCTCGAGCTTTCCGGGGTGGCGAGGCTCTGTCGCGTGCTTCCCTCAGTGGCAGAGGCCCTGGCGGCCGTGAAGGGTGACGACCGCGTGGAGCTTTTGGCGCAAGCGGTGCTGGCGCTGCTTGCCCGGGCGGAAGCCCGGGAAGGGGTTTAG
- a CDS encoding GNAT family N-acetyltransferase produces MEIRLLAPPADPVFLPMTFPAYRHLLTVEVGPKLLGEAGSPPVQPVALGAFLGSEAVGLALLALPLGERETAELLSVYVVGEHRGKGWGKKLVQAAETVASNASFASLGVVWTEGGSGSQWWAKVSQELGWGPPERRTLSVLFTAQEALRFPWLDRFPVREGCEIVPFVSVTREEMEALKVSQEKSPWIAPDLVPWRYVEEGFEERTSVALRAPEGIMGWVINHALNAQWLRFTCSFIRKDWGRRGRILPLFSESIHRMVEAGFTLASFVAPVRHPTMVQFVEKHMAPWAQQARWTLGSTKKLQHQPQWVTRAG; encoded by the coding sequence ATGGAAATAAGGCTGCTTGCTCCGCCCGCTGACCCGGTCTTTCTGCCCATGACGTTCCCGGCCTATCGGCATCTCTTGACCGTTGAGGTGGGCCCCAAGCTTTTAGGTGAAGCGGGGTCGCCGCCGGTGCAGCCCGTGGCCCTGGGGGCTTTCCTGGGAAGCGAAGCGGTGGGCCTGGCTCTTTTAGCCCTGCCCTTAGGAGAGCGGGAAACCGCGGAACTGCTTTCGGTATACGTGGTCGGCGAGCACCGAGGGAAGGGTTGGGGCAAGAAGCTGGTGCAGGCCGCGGAAACCGTGGCATCCAACGCCAGTTTTGCCAGCCTGGGGGTGGTGTGGACGGAGGGCGGCAGCGGGAGCCAGTGGTGGGCGAAGGTGTCCCAGGAGCTCGGCTGGGGCCCGCCCGAGCGACGAACCCTTTCGGTGTTGTTCACCGCCCAGGAGGCGCTGCGTTTTCCCTGGCTGGACCGTTTTCCTGTGCGGGAAGGGTGCGAAATCGTGCCCTTTGTCAGCGTAACCCGCGAGGAAATGGAAGCCCTGAAGGTCTCGCAGGAGAAAAGCCCATGGATTGCCCCCGACCTCGTTCCCTGGCGATACGTGGAGGAGGGGTTCGAGGAGCGCACCAGCGTGGCCTTGCGCGCCCCGGAAGGCATTATGGGCTGGGTGATTAACCATGCATTAAATGCGCAGTGGTTGCGTTTTACCTGCAGCTTTATCCGCAAAGACTGGGGGCGGCGGGGCAGAATTTTGCCGCTTTTTTCCGAGTCCATCCATCGCATGGTAGAAGCGGGATTTACGCTGGCTTCCTTTGTTGCTCCGGTACGCCACCCCACCATGGTGCAGTTTGTAGAAAAGCACATGGCCCCGTGGGCGCAGCAGGCACGGTGGACCTTAGGAAGCACAAAAAAACTGCAGCACCAACCGCAATGGGTAACGCGGGCTGGATGA
- a CDS encoding DUF4135 domain-containing protein, with the protein MPAAIAQQLETHCRQLLEAAAVNPTAGAWEAFEERPFSARLLATRFSQWLRSCRTLAQRLQRDRSEIEQSLLGGRSLQVTELTFGLSDRHQEGETVARLVSAPGLAFFYKPRSLEPERVLAVFFDALRPVGITLPPLPEMVARSRYGWVAEVSQASLLAREQVQRWFFTAGHLAAVAWLLGLSDLHWENVVAGEDGPVVVDGETWCRPLTVFDPKEDGDILASGLVTFPMNGPSGLRDDGAFLGGHRPGARSLPLFAGQPVDPCQYREEIVAGARDALDKLLWAWRSGQLRLPFNELSRLQVRWVARPSEAYASFFRSALQNSKVRECWQLSLLAETRWRGPLAAGMDIRALVPFLRAETLALHSFAVPRLTLPAARRCGVVRRSGQQQILLRLRRLDHKFIKHQLAVLAASLHSLREDPRAALRQAASEVAAALRQGEAALGLEVGPFLRRGWAGWALAWAAWARASGDATARQRARQYLERLQGELQGGIPGSWPPGYASGFGGVVYAFFACGCWLEEPAFCELARGLAKEALGRSEPPEHLDVEAGLAGLLLGVAESVRGLPELHEALESGAASLLVAVPGAAANGGKSIWKPGFAHGISGVAAALLRVGKATGNLRWAREAVWLLEQEPRAGTWWAEAELPAGETVSVGLNGWCHGPAGALAARKLVPAELVTLHLARQNAEAYARLVPLKLSSPLSLCCGSIGRSEISLIIGELAGDERLMDEATKLAALLFSSGLWRRELDPKGGLFDGLPGFLFHLSRLLLPGELGSVLVGGVEGAKPWK; encoded by the coding sequence GTGCCCGCCGCTATTGCTCAGCAGCTGGAAACCCATTGCCGGCAACTCCTGGAAGCGGCGGCTGTCAATCCAACGGCTGGGGCCTGGGAAGCCTTTGAGGAGCGACCCTTTTCGGCACGCTTGCTGGCCACCCGCTTTAGCCAATGGTTGCGCAGCTGTCGGACCCTGGCCCAAAGACTCCAGCGGGATCGGTCCGAAATCGAGCAGAGTCTGCTTGGCGGGCGAAGCCTGCAGGTGACCGAGCTAACCTTCGGCCTTTCCGACCGGCACCAGGAGGGGGAAACCGTAGCTCGCTTGGTCTCGGCCCCGGGCCTGGCCTTTTTCTACAAGCCCCGTTCTTTGGAGCCGGAGCGGGTGCTGGCGGTCTTTTTTGATGCCTTGCGCCCGGTGGGGATTACGCTGCCGCCCTTGCCGGAAATGGTGGCTCGGTCGCGATACGGATGGGTAGCAGAGGTGTCCCAGGCCAGCCTTCTTGCTCGCGAACAGGTGCAGCGGTGGTTCTTCACGGCTGGCCACCTGGCGGCTGTGGCTTGGCTTTTGGGGCTTTCAGATTTGCACTGGGAAAACGTGGTGGCAGGAGAGGATGGACCCGTGGTGGTGGACGGCGAAACCTGGTGCCGCCCGCTCACGGTCTTCGACCCAAAAGAAGATGGCGACATCTTGGCCTCAGGGCTGGTGACGTTCCCCATGAATGGTCCCTCCGGCCTGCGGGACGATGGAGCTTTCCTCGGTGGCCACCGCCCGGGGGCGAGATCCCTACCGCTTTTTGCCGGACAACCCGTGGATCCCTGCCAATACCGAGAGGAGATTGTGGCGGGTGCTCGCGATGCTTTGGATAAGCTGCTGTGGGCCTGGCGAAGTGGGCAGCTTCGTTTGCCATTTAATGAGCTTTCGCGGCTCCAGGTCCGCTGGGTGGCCCGTCCCAGCGAGGCCTATGCCTCCTTCTTTCGCTCGGCCTTGCAAAACTCCAAAGTTCGCGAGTGCTGGCAGCTCAGTCTGTTAGCGGAAACCCGATGGCGCGGGCCTTTGGCCGCGGGTATGGACATCCGCGCTCTCGTCCCGTTCCTGCGTGCGGAAACGCTGGCTCTTCACAGCTTTGCGGTTCCCCGCCTCACGCTGCCGGCAGCCCGCCGCTGCGGCGTGGTGCGGCGTTCCGGCCAACAGCAAATCCTGCTCAGGCTGAGGCGGTTGGATCACAAGTTCATCAAGCACCAGCTGGCGGTCTTAGCGGCGAGCCTCCACAGCCTCAGGGAAGACCCAAGGGCGGCGTTGCGGCAAGCCGCCAGCGAGGTAGCTGCCGCGTTGCGCCAGGGCGAGGCCGCTCTCGGCCTGGAAGTTGGGCCCTTCCTGCGCCGGGGATGGGCGGGTTGGGCCCTGGCCTGGGCCGCCTGGGCTAGGGCCAGCGGCGATGCAACGGCCAGGCAACGGGCGCGGCAATACCTAGAACGGCTCCAAGGGGAGCTTCAAGGTGGAATCCCGGGAAGCTGGCCTCCGGGTTATGCCTCCGGTTTCGGCGGCGTGGTTTACGCCTTTTTTGCTTGCGGTTGCTGGCTTGAAGAGCCAGCGTTTTGCGAATTGGCCCGTGGTCTTGCAAAGGAGGCCTTGGGCAGATCCGAGCCCCCGGAACACCTGGACGTGGAGGCGGGTCTTGCCGGCTTGCTTTTGGGGGTTGCGGAAAGCGTCCGGGGCCTGCCTGAGTTGCATGAGGCATTAGAGAGCGGGGCGGCTAGTCTCTTGGTCGCAGTTCCAGGGGCGGCGGCCAACGGGGGCAAAAGCATTTGGAAGCCGGGCTTCGCCCACGGCATTTCGGGGGTGGCGGCAGCGCTTTTGCGGGTAGGTAAGGCGACCGGTAACCTGCGGTGGGCTCGGGAGGCGGTGTGGCTCTTGGAGCAGGAGCCCCGGGCGGGCACCTGGTGGGCGGAGGCCGAGCTTCCAGCCGGTGAAACCGTTTCGGTGGGCCTTAACGGCTGGTGCCATGGACCGGCGGGGGCCCTGGCGGCCAGGAAGCTGGTGCCTGCCGAATTGGTGACCCTACACCTTGCCCGCCAAAACGCAGAGGCCTACGCCCGACTTGTTCCCTTGAAGCTCTCCAGCCCCTTGAGCTTGTGCTGTGGTAGCATTGGTCGTAGCGAAATCTCGTTGATCATCGGCGAGCTCGCTGGCGACGAGCGGCTCATGGACGAGGCGACGAAGCTGGCCGCGCTGCTCTTCAGCTCGGGGCTTTGGCGGCGGGAACTGGATCCGAAAGGAGGCCTTTTCGACGGTTTGCCTGGCTTCCTTTTCCACCTTTCTCGACTGTTGCTACCGGGGGAGTTGGGTTCAGTTTTGGTCGGAGGAGTGGAGGGAGCGAAGCCATGGAAATAA
- a CDS encoding HAD family hydrolase, with the protein MTQIRAVACDLFGTLLHLPDPWFRRLAPKLLGVPARAWLSAVRQVGLRQSFSAVEELVSALAEQAGASQSPGQELLVQALREQVAQAQLTAGALSVLRFLRRRGLKLALVSNLSSAHARVLEDLGLRELFDAQLLSCNLGITKPSPEVFSRLSQELGLPPSQILVVGDSEASDGAARRLGFPVLLVGSQRLPRFFRLGWLSWEDTGFAPLLAEGQRLALGLKTWRVERIEPLAEGQEGRYNLLATVVASCGEEEELFFCKRFWDPAAAYVDALARSLAQRLELPVPEAWVVEDGEPLGISQAVKGKPYTSPPNPEVAFDLGAHLAFAYAFANADIRPRNAFVTVDVKGRERLTLIDFEHCFLNLALPPELVAQSEASGALARMTLVQARSLAQRQVITPKTIVRARNEFFPWREASAAVREAFAEGFSWCWERMHARLEELLAPVRAALAHQPPLRVGTWRFRRRLALCDVEEMEFRLRQPLSEVLALFTRET; encoded by the coding sequence ATGACGCAAATCCGCGCGGTGGCCTGCGATTTGTTTGGCACCCTGTTGCACCTGCCGGATCCCTGGTTTCGGCGCCTGGCGCCCAAGCTTTTGGGGGTGCCAGCGCGGGCGTGGCTTTCCGCCGTGCGTCAGGTTGGGCTTCGGCAGTCCTTTTCCGCAGTGGAGGAGCTCGTCAGTGCACTGGCGGAGCAAGCGGGGGCGTCGCAAAGCCCAGGACAGGAGCTCTTGGTGCAAGCGCTGCGGGAGCAAGTGGCACAGGCGCAGCTGACTGCGGGGGCCTTATCGGTGTTGCGCTTTCTACGCCGGCGAGGGCTCAAGCTGGCCTTGGTCTCTAACCTCTCCTCAGCTCATGCCCGGGTGCTTGAGGATTTGGGCTTGCGGGAGTTGTTTGATGCGCAGCTTTTATCGTGCAACTTGGGGATCACCAAGCCATCCCCCGAGGTTTTCTCGCGCTTATCCCAGGAGCTAGGTCTGCCCCCTTCGCAAATCCTGGTTGTGGGAGACTCGGAGGCCTCCGATGGGGCGGCCCGACGGCTGGGGTTTCCGGTTTTGCTGGTAGGCTCGCAGCGTTTACCACGGTTTTTCCGTTTGGGCTGGCTTTCCTGGGAAGACACCGGATTTGCCCCGCTGCTGGCTGAAGGGCAAAGGCTGGCCCTGGGGCTGAAAACATGGCGAGTGGAGCGCATTGAACCGCTGGCCGAAGGCCAGGAGGGACGGTACAACCTGCTGGCCACGGTAGTGGCCTCCTGTGGCGAGGAGGAGGAGCTTTTCTTTTGCAAGCGCTTCTGGGATCCGGCGGCGGCCTACGTAGATGCCCTGGCCCGGTCCCTAGCGCAAAGACTAGAGCTACCGGTTCCCGAAGCCTGGGTGGTTGAGGATGGGGAGCCGTTGGGCATCTCCCAAGCGGTGAAGGGGAAGCCCTACACCTCGCCCCCCAATCCAGAGGTGGCCTTTGACCTCGGGGCCCACCTGGCCTTTGCCTACGCCTTCGCTAACGCCGACATCCGTCCCCGCAACGCGTTTGTGACCGTTGATGTCAAAGGGCGGGAGCGTCTCACGCTCATTGACTTTGAGCACTGTTTTTTAAACCTTGCCCTCCCCCCGGAACTGGTGGCTCAGAGCGAGGCTTCGGGGGCGCTGGCGCGGATGACGTTGGTTCAAGCCCGCAGCCTCGCCCAGCGGCAGGTCATTACCCCCAAGACCATCGTGCGAGCCCGCAACGAGTTTTTCCCCTGGCGAGAAGCATCCGCGGCTGTGCGCGAGGCGTTTGCCGAAGGCTTTTCCTGGTGCTGGGAGCGCATGCACGCCCGTCTGGAAGAGCTTTTGGCTCCGGTACGTGCGGCGCTAGCGCACCAACCCCCGCTTCGGGTGGGAACCTGGCGTTTTCGCAGGCGCCTTGCCCTCTGTGACGTGGAAGAAATGGAATTCCGACTCCGCCAGCCCCTTTCGGAAGTGTTAGCGCTGTTTACAAGGGAAACCTAG
- a CDS encoding cyclic nucleotide-binding domain-containing protein gives MSTPGAPVLEDLQVTYPAGTYVFRQGEAGSEMFIIQEGRVEILAQKGRKEVPLAVLEEGDFFGEMAVLEDLPRTASARTLTPCQLLRIDRQTFDQLIRHNPEIAVRMLRKLCHRLRTAQPQPLEAPATVPEPPAPAETLSASAAALVHVASDTRFVLSTETENSVGRKDPVTGLAPTVDLSAVDPQKTTSRRHATLFLRDGKWFVREEVGVRNGTFVNGQRLTPGEERTVSHGDRLRFGLVELEFHSL, from the coding sequence GTGAGTACACCTGGCGCCCCGGTGTTGGAAGATCTGCAGGTCACCTACCCGGCTGGAACCTACGTTTTCCGCCAGGGGGAAGCCGGCAGCGAGATGTTCATCATCCAGGAAGGCAGGGTGGAGATCCTCGCCCAAAAAGGGCGAAAGGAAGTCCCGCTGGCGGTGCTGGAGGAAGGGGACTTTTTTGGGGAAATGGCAGTGCTGGAAGACCTGCCTCGGACCGCTTCGGCCCGCACGCTTACCCCGTGCCAGCTGCTGCGCATTGACCGCCAAACGTTTGACCAGCTCATCCGCCACAACCCGGAAATTGCCGTGCGCATGCTGCGTAAGCTCTGCCATCGCTTGCGCACCGCCCAACCCCAACCGCTGGAGGCGCCAGCTACCGTTCCCGAACCGCCCGCACCGGCGGAAACTCTGAGCGCCTCTGCCGCCGCGCTTGTCCATGTGGCTTCCGATACCCGCTTCGTGTTGTCCACCGAAACTGAAAACAGCGTGGGGCGAAAGGACCCGGTAACTGGCCTGGCCCCTACCGTGGATCTTTCCGCCGTTGACCCCCAGAAAACCACGAGCCGCCGCCATGCCACGCTTTTCTTGCGGGATGGGAAGTGGTTCGTCCGGGAGGAGGTGGGTGTGCGCAACGGCACCTTTGTGAACGGCCAGCGCCTCACCCCCGGCGAGGAGCGAACCGTCTCCCACGGTGACCGCCTGCGCTTTGGCCTGGTGGAGCTGGAGTTCCATAGCCTCTAA
- a CDS encoding NHLP leader peptide family RiPP precursor has protein sequence MPEAVTLTRGEVNDLIAGFATKNPEYRKALLAKPREVVGAQLGTSIPPSVQVKVIEEKPNEFYVIIPHVAKEGQELSDADLEQVAGGKKDTYKCEVQGLGFGTRVEINASLF, from the coding sequence ATGCCAGAAGCTGTCACGTTAACCAGAGGGGAAGTCAACGATCTGATCGCCGGGTTTGCCACCAAGAACCCGGAGTACCGCAAGGCCCTCCTGGCCAAGCCCCGGGAGGTGGTGGGAGCGCAGCTGGGGACTTCCATTCCGCCTTCGGTGCAGGTGAAGGTCATCGAGGAAAAGCCCAACGAGTTTTACGTGATCATTCCCCATGTGGCAAAAGAAGGCCAAGAGCTTTCCGACGCTGACCTGGAGCAGGTGGCCGGTGGCAAGAAGGACACCTACAAGTGCGAAGTCCAAGGTTTGGGCTTCGGCACCCGGGTGGAAATCAACGCCAGCCTCTTTTAA